One region of Zingiber officinale cultivar Zhangliang chromosome 7B, Zo_v1.1, whole genome shotgun sequence genomic DNA includes:
- the LOC122006940 gene encoding uncharacterized protein LOC122006940: MHFRLFRPNHPSRYAFSPFLPTHHHVNSASPAPFLLFRRRFQLSRSITFMDLQIVGNFYVSPIRPSPSPPSQANPAFRTAGVRRCDHVLVRPSPFPGPRLLRVRSVELLRPRGRQGGSQPLRRVCSASFEPSDDDEDEDEDLIRRIEDLAIELRMEKGQGGREELEREKKTYFYTAAQKKPVPSPSVDSPPPLPFHPDSSSPAHSQWLHPSPWPRFPPHPPEYWSNLTVPACVEKNANGLRIPMSLRFIQLKKRFDEGWFCGAGETACCSMKRAFSSMVFMLQELQTYALQLREVLPCENHPEIIPRLHRNLNHSFVWLFQQIFYATPTLMVSVMLLLANFTVYSMDCFNIATATTLIDIVEEDELGDDHLRDRSSLEPFASIGRGGGGHPRPASAGSTDDGRSDHELPSHPANFLPEDEGGVGVPSEATPASEVTVLWERFLEEFAKLQATTRHEALMDPETLRSMVAPVSVELQAEEQPNLLHTEMMYEQALSQDPNNALLLSNFAQFLFLVLRQHDRAEESFLKAMKVAPGDAETLSRYATFLWVARKDLSAAEETFLGAIEAEPENTVHRANYAHFLWSTGGEDTCYPLAYDVNVGLQ, translated from the exons ATGCATTTTCGCCTTTTCCGTCCGAATCATCCATCGCGTTATGCCTTTTCCCCTTTCCTTCCAACTCATCATCACGTTAATTCAGCTTCTCCCGCACCTTTCCTCCTCTTCCGACGACGATTTCAGTTGTCTCGGAGCATCACGTTCATGGACCTTCAGATCGTCGGTAACTTCTACGTGTCGCCCATCCGACCTTCCCCATCGCCACCTTCGCAGGCAAATCCGGCCTTCCGCACCGCCGGGGTCCGTAGGTGCGACCATGTCCTAGTCCGCCCTTCGCCCTTCCCAGGTCCCAGGCTCCTGCGGGTCCGCTCGGTGGAGCTCCTGCGACCCAGAGGAAGGCAAGGCGGCTCGCAGCCTCTGCGCCGGGTCTGCAGCGCTAGCTTCGAGCCCTCCGATGATgacgaggacgaggacgaggacTTGATACGCCGAATCGAGGATCTAGCCATCGAGCTCCGGATGGAAAAAGGGCAAGGCGGCAGAGAAGAGCTCGAAAGGGAGAAAAAAACCTACTTTTATACCGCGGCCCAGAAAAAGCCGGTGCCTTCTCCCTCCGTCGATTCGCCGCCACCGCTGCCCTTTCATCCGGATTCCTCGTCGCCGGCGCATTCTCAATGGCTCCACCCGTCGCCGTGGCCCCGCTTTCCGCCTCATCCACCGGAGTACTGGTCCAACCTGACCGTGCCGGCGTGCGTGGAGAAGAACGCCAACGGTTTGAGGATTCCCATGTCCCTCAGATTCATCCAACTCAAGAAGCGGTTCGACGAAGGATGGTTCTGCGGGGCCGGCGAAACCGCCTGCTGCTCCATGAAGCGCGCCTTCTCGTCCATGGTGTTCATGCTCCAGGAGCTCCAGACCTACGCGCTACAGCTTCGGGAGGTGCTCCCCTGCGAGAACCACCCTGAAATCATCCCCCGCCTCCACCGCAATCTGAACCACTCCTTCGTCTGGCTCTTCCAGCAGATCTTCTACGCCACGCCCACTCTCATGGTTTCCGTCATGCTCCTCCTCGCAAACTTCACCGTCTACTCCATGGACTGCTTCAACATCGCCACCGCAACAACGCTCATCGACATTGTTGAGGAAGATGAACTTGGAGACGACCATCTGCGGGATCGCTCCTCCCTCGAGCCCTTCGCCTCGATCGGAAGGGGCGGTGGGGGGCACCCAAGGCCGGCGTCGGCGGGCTCCACGGACGACGGACGCTCGGACCATGAGTTACCTTCGCACCCGGCTAATTTTCTTCCCGAGGATGAAGGCGGCGTGGGCGTGCCGAGCGAGGCCACACCGGCGTCGGAGGTGACGGTGTTGTGGGAAAGGTTTTTGGAGGAGTTCGCCAAGTTGCAAGCGACGACGAGGCACGAGGCGCTCATGGACCCGGAGACGTTGCGGAGCATGGTGGCTCCTGTCTCCGTGGAGCTCCAGGCCGAAGAGCAACCGAACCTCCTGCACACGGAGATGATGTACGAGCAGGCACTGTCACAGGACCCCAACAACGCCCTCCTCCTCTCCAACTTCGCTCAGTTCCTCTTTCTCGTCCTCCGGCAGCACGACAG GGCGGAGGAATCCTTCTTGAAGGCGATGAAGGTGGCGCCTGGGGACGCGGAAACTCTGAGCCGGTACGCGACCTTCCTGTGGGTGGCGAGGAAAGATTTGTCGGCGGCGGAGGAGACGTTCTTAGGGGCGATCGAGGCGGAGCCGGAGAACACAGTGCACAGGGCCAACTACGCGCACTTCCTTTGGAGCACAGGCGGCGAGGACACCTGCTATCCGTTGGCCTACGATGTGAATGTGGGCCTCCAATAA